From the genome of Latilactobacillus curvatus JCM 1096 = DSM 20019:
AGCATAAACGCTTCCGGCTGACTGAATATGAACTGCTTTTTTTCCAGTTACTAAGGGCTGCGGAGCTGTTTCAGTATGTCTAAATGTTTTTCCAGCCACCATCACTGTGTCAATCCACGCTTTAAGTTTCGTCGGTACATTTAAATTCCAAAGCGGATTAACAATCACAAACTTATCGGTTGCTAAGAACTGGTCGGTATAGCGATTAAACCAAGCGACCTTCTCTTGCTGACTAGCGCTTAAGGTGGCCATAGCTTGCCCTTCTTTTAACGCCGCCCATGCCGTCATTAGTTCTTGATCAATTTCTGGTAAGTCAGATTGGTACAAGTCCAACCAACTGATTTCATCAGCTGGATTTTGTTTTTGATAAACTTGCATGAACTGCGCCAAAATCGTTAACGTCCGTGACTGTTCTGTAGCAAGTGGATGCGCTTTAACAACTAATACTTTACTCATTAATTTCCGCCCCTTAGTATTTAAACTTTATACACTATCATTTTAGTATACTATCTGCGGCGCTGTCCATAAGCTTTACATCATTTAATAAACCAACCACCTATTAATGACCTTTTACAACGTTTTATACAGCAACAAACAACC
Proteins encoded in this window:
- a CDS encoding NAD(P)H-dependent oxidoreductase → MSKVLVVKAHPLATEQSRTLTILAQFMQVYQKQNPADEISWLDLYQSDLPEIDQELMTAWAALKEGQAMATLSASQQEKVAWFNRYTDQFLATDKFVIVNPLWNLNVPTKLKAWIDTVMVAGKTFRHTETAPQPLVTGKKAVHIQSAGSVYAGQDFATQYIKTILGFAGVNEVIKINIEGIDHSPEKANVIMQEAIETAKQTAQVF